A genomic stretch from Flavobacterium humidisoli includes:
- a CDS encoding formimidoylglutamase: MEKLIPFTINDLAKITNHRSGEIKFGEKMIVIPPGIDKINFIKESEAKYVLLGIPEDIGVRANYGRPGAASAWQSAIKSIANIQHNRFCKGSNIIVLGQINVSQEMRDVENLDFNDIDDRSKLSQLVEKIDKEVSHIIFTIIKAGKTPIIIGGGHNNAYGNIKGAALAKGKPINAINFDAHSDFRILEGRHSGNGFSYAYEEGFLKKYFIFGLHENYTSKSVLDIIKKLEDRVRYNTYDSVNIRKEKDFNREMITALDFIKSDAFGIEIDLDAIPNIASSAMTISGFSVEELRQFVSFFGEHKHAAYLHICEGAPDLDNSPNNNLIGKLIGYLVTDFIKANIEPA, from the coding sequence ATGGAAAAATTAATCCCATTCACTATAAATGATTTAGCTAAAATCACAAATCACAGAAGTGGTGAAATAAAGTTCGGAGAAAAAATGATTGTCATTCCGCCAGGAATTGATAAGATTAATTTTATTAAAGAAAGTGAAGCTAAATATGTGCTTTTAGGAATTCCCGAAGATATTGGTGTGCGCGCCAATTACGGAAGGCCTGGAGCCGCTTCTGCATGGCAATCTGCTATAAAAAGTATTGCAAATATTCAGCACAATCGTTTTTGCAAAGGGAGCAATATTATTGTTTTAGGACAAATTAATGTTTCTCAAGAAATGCGCGATGTTGAGAATCTTGATTTTAATGACATTGATGATCGTTCAAAACTAAGTCAGCTGGTTGAAAAAATAGACAAAGAAGTCTCTCATATCATTTTTACCATAATCAAAGCTGGAAAAACTCCAATTATTATTGGTGGAGGTCATAATAATGCCTACGGAAACATTAAAGGTGCCGCTCTTGCAAAAGGAAAACCAATAAATGCAATCAATTTTGATGCGCATTCTGATTTTAGAATTTTAGAAGGCCGCCATAGCGGAAACGGATTTTCATATGCCTACGAAGAAGGTTTCTTAAAGAAATATTTCATTTTTGGCCTTCACGAAAATTATACTTCAAAAAGTGTTTTAGATATTATAAAAAAATTGGAAGACCGCGTTCGATATAATACTTACGACAGTGTCAACATTAGGAAAGAAAAAGATTTTAATCGCGAAATGATTACAGCTTTGGATTTTATAAAAAGTGATGCTTTCGGAATTGAAATTGATCTTGATGCAATTCCAAACATTGCCAGCAGCGCCATGACTATCAGCGGCTTCTCTGTTGAAGAACTAAGACAGTTTGTTTCTTTCTTTGGCGAACATAAGCATGCTGCATATCTACATATCTGCGAAGGAGCACCAGATTTAGACAATTCTCCAAACAATAATTTAATCGGCAAATTGATTGGTTATTTAGTTACCGATTTTATCAAAGCAAACATCGAACCGGCTTGA
- a CDS encoding DEAD/DEAH box helicase yields the protein MLFEDLSLSKSIQKAVFEEGYLNPTPIQEKSIPIVLEGRDLIGCAQTGTGKTAAFAIPIIHQLHRIVGSSKKAKLIRALVVTPTRELAVQIGQSFDTYAKYTNLTQLTIFGGVSQNPQVDALKNGVDILVATPGRLLDLHKQGFLDLNHLHTLVLDEADQMLDMGFINDVKKIVKLTPKNRQTLLFSATMPIAIRELAEMFLQDPEKVEVSPVSSTAENVEQRIYFVDKTEKRNLLYNLIKEENLSNVLVFSRTKHGADNVVKALRKKDIPAEAIHGDKSQNARQRVLDAFKNKEVGVLVATDIAARGIDIEQLPYVINFDLPNIPETYVHRIGRTGRAGNGGIAISFCGKDELPYWKDIQKLIKVDVKTITDHPYQWHSGSPEAGEKPKSSNRSGGAHKSRKSTNAKKNKKRWY from the coding sequence ATGTTATTCGAAGATCTATCACTTTCAAAAAGTATACAAAAAGCCGTATTTGAAGAAGGCTATTTAAATCCGACTCCAATTCAGGAAAAATCAATCCCGATTGTTTTAGAAGGCCGTGATTTAATTGGCTGTGCACAGACAGGAACAGGAAAAACGGCAGCATTTGCTATTCCAATCATACATCAATTACACCGAATTGTCGGTTCATCAAAAAAAGCAAAACTGATTCGTGCGCTTGTGGTTACGCCTACTCGCGAACTCGCAGTGCAAATCGGACAAAGCTTTGACACTTATGCAAAATATACCAACTTAACGCAGCTGACTATTTTTGGAGGAGTTTCTCAAAATCCGCAAGTAGATGCTTTAAAAAATGGAGTTGATATTTTAGTTGCCACTCCAGGACGTTTACTTGACCTTCATAAACAAGGTTTTCTTGATTTAAATCATTTGCACACTTTAGTGCTAGATGAAGCCGATCAAATGTTGGATATGGGTTTTATAAACGATGTCAAAAAAATCGTAAAACTGACTCCTAAAAACAGACAAACTTTACTTTTCTCTGCAACAATGCCAATTGCAATTCGCGAGCTTGCAGAAATGTTTCTTCAAGATCCAGAAAAAGTGGAAGTTTCTCCAGTTTCTTCTACAGCAGAAAATGTCGAGCAACGCATTTATTTTGTTGATAAAACAGAAAAAAGAAACTTGCTTTACAATTTAATTAAAGAAGAAAATTTATCAAACGTGCTTGTTTTCTCAAGAACAAAACACGGCGCTGACAATGTGGTAAAAGCGCTTCGCAAAAAAGATATTCCTGCTGAAGCCATTCACGGAGATAAATCGCAAAACGCAAGACAAAGAGTTCTAGATGCTTTCAAAAACAAAGAAGTTGGAGTTTTGGTTGCTACAGATATTGCAGCACGAGGAATTGACATCGAGCAATTGCCTTATGTAATTAATTTTGACTTACCGAATATTCCAGAAACTTACGTTCACCGAATTGGCCGTACAGGTCGTGCAGGAAATGGAGGAATTGCAATCTCTTTCTGCGGAAAAGATGAACTTCCGTATTGGAAAGACATTCAAAAATTAATAAAAGTTGATGTAAAAACGATTACTGATCATCCGTATCAATGGCATTCCGGAAGTCCAGAAGCTGGAGAAAAACCTAAAAGTTCGAACAGAAGTGGCGGAGCTCACAAATCGAGAAAATCAACAAACGCTAAGAAAAACAAAAAACGCTGGTACTAA
- a CDS encoding response regulator, which translates to MPQKRIFLLLFLILNCFANSAIAQSNCNLDPKIDKTVKKALLNFRESNFEKSLIYSRAALNAATELKDYCLTARSYNIIAANYNELAEFDKAIFFYKKGLYYANKTDNDSIKCLLYNNLGNMYCFEKKQFDEGIRNYKKAVAYALKINDLKEVYFTNVNIAWAYFDIGNFNQGYLFLKYVNSTKLKYNDGSTEVIVDMLNGIYASYKNDNKAANAYFLSAIESGKKCQEKTDLAHAYLEYAHFLNKINKHKEAYESLVNHYNLSDNLYDVKKLKKASQAGLSLELDEYRRQIDKVEGEKVEQSQSLRKSKIIVILFILISLILLILIVTLIKNIRYKKKHNLELLKAKEIAEEASLLKTQFISTISHELRTPLYGVVGITNMLLEEHKEISRSQHLSSLKFSARYLLSLVNDILQINKIEENKIVLENLTFNISDEITVIKNSLSFLSQKNNNSISIDIDSRIPEYLIGDKLRLAQILMNLVSNALKFTKDGQVEIIIKLNKVEGKLHYLDFLIKDNGIGIAVVDQNKIFEKFVQVGRKDEDYQGTGLGLSIVKRLLGLFGSTITLDSDLGKGTSFSFTIAFEHDLAKTKSIIDEIEVDLTSSEVYKILVVEDNLINQLVTKKIIEKNNYSCKVVDDGFAALKALENDTFDLILMDINMPLMNGFETTKRIRLQGIETPIVALTAFDKDEITDEAISSGMNDIIIKPFEPVKLFKIINFLIKEKNAV; encoded by the coding sequence ATGCCCCAAAAACGGATTTTTTTACTTTTATTCTTGATTCTGAATTGCTTCGCCAATTCGGCAATCGCGCAATCTAATTGCAATCTAGATCCTAAAATTGATAAGACTGTAAAGAAAGCACTTTTAAATTTTAGAGAATCTAATTTCGAAAAATCACTTATCTATTCTAGAGCAGCCTTAAATGCAGCAACAGAACTAAAAGATTACTGCCTTACGGCCCGTTCCTATAATATTATTGCGGCCAACTATAATGAATTAGCAGAGTTTGATAAAGCGATTTTCTTCTACAAAAAAGGGCTGTATTATGCCAATAAAACCGATAACGATTCTATAAAATGTCTTCTCTATAATAATTTAGGGAATATGTATTGCTTCGAAAAGAAACAGTTTGATGAAGGAATCCGTAATTATAAAAAAGCAGTTGCTTATGCTTTGAAAATTAATGATTTGAAAGAGGTTTATTTTACCAATGTCAATATTGCTTGGGCTTATTTTGATATTGGAAACTTCAATCAAGGTTATCTTTTTTTAAAATATGTTAATAGCACGAAATTAAAATATAATGACGGATCAACAGAAGTTATAGTTGATATGCTGAACGGTATTTATGCTAGCTATAAAAATGATAATAAGGCTGCAAATGCCTATTTTTTGAGTGCTATTGAATCAGGAAAAAAATGTCAAGAAAAAACAGATTTGGCACATGCTTATTTAGAATATGCTCATTTCTTAAATAAAATCAATAAACACAAAGAAGCTTACGAATCGCTTGTTAATCATTATAATCTTTCCGATAATTTATACGATGTTAAAAAACTAAAAAAGGCTTCTCAAGCTGGTCTAAGTCTGGAGTTGGACGAATATAGAAGGCAGATTGATAAAGTTGAGGGAGAAAAAGTAGAGCAATCTCAAAGTTTAAGAAAGTCAAAAATCATTGTAATTCTTTTTATTTTGATTTCGCTTATTCTTTTAATTTTAATTGTCACACTGATAAAGAATATCAGATATAAGAAAAAACATAATTTAGAGCTTCTTAAAGCGAAAGAAATTGCAGAAGAAGCCTCTTTGCTTAAAACACAATTTATATCGACTATAAGCCATGAATTACGCACTCCGCTTTATGGAGTTGTCGGAATCACCAATATGTTGCTCGAAGAGCATAAAGAAATTTCGAGAAGCCAACATTTAAGTTCATTAAAATTTTCTGCGAGGTATTTATTGTCTCTCGTAAACGATATTTTGCAGATCAACAAAATAGAAGAGAACAAAATTGTATTGGAGAATCTGACTTTTAATATTTCTGATGAAATTACAGTAATTAAGAACTCGCTTTCTTTTCTTTCACAGAAGAATAATAACAGCATTTCTATCGATATTGATTCTCGTATTCCAGAATATTTGATTGGAGATAAATTGCGTTTGGCTCAGATTTTAATGAATTTAGTCAGCAATGCCTTGAAATTTACCAAAGATGGACAAGTTGAAATTATAATAAAACTAAATAAAGTGGAAGGAAAGCTCCATTATTTAGATTTTTTGATAAAAGACAACGGAATAGGAATTGCAGTTGTAGATCAAAATAAGATTTTTGAAAAGTTTGTTCAAGTTGGCCGTAAAGACGAAGATTATCAAGGCACAGGATTAGGGCTTAGTATTGTAAAAAGGCTTTTAGGGCTTTTTGGAAGCACTATTACTTTAGACAGCGATTTAGGAAAAGGAACTTCATTTTCATTTACCATTGCTTTTGAGCATGATCTAGCTAAAACGAAAAGTATTATTGATGAAATTGAAGTAGATTTGACTTCAAGCGAGGTTTATAAAATTCTAGTCGTTGAAGACAATTTGATTAATCAGCTTGTTACCAAAAAGATTATCGAAAAAAACAATTATTCCTGCAAAGTAGTTGACGATGGTTTTGCAGCTCTTAAGGCCTTAGAAAATGACACCTTCGATCTAATTTTAATGGATATTAACATGCCTTTAATGAACGGATTTGAAACCACCAAACGAATACGTCTTCAAGGTATAGAAACTCCAATTGTCGCTTTGACGGCTTTTGATAAAGATGAAATTACAGATGAGGCGATTTCATCTGGAATGAATGATATTATTATTAAACCTTTTGAACCGGTTAAATTATTTAAAATAATCAATTTCCTTATAAAAGAAAAAAACGCTGTTTAG
- a CDS encoding dicarboxylate/amino acid:cation symporter has protein sequence MQEVTETKKQSFLSGLTGQIIIAMVLGAILGIILHNTISPEATQAFSSKIKMLATIFIRLVQMIISPLVFTTLVVGIAKLGDIKTVGRIGGKAIGWFFTASFISLLIGLFYVNILQPGVGLKLEHVDMAAASEVTGKTQNLSFDNFVEHIVPKSIVEAMATNEILQIVVFSIFFGLAAASLGPTVKPIISAFDKLSHIVLKMVNYVMKFAPIGVFGAIAGVFAIRDAEELVITYFKFFGSFLIGIGTLWAILILIGYIFLKGRMTELLRRITGPLAIAFGTTSSEAVFPKLTEELEGFGVKDKIVSFMLPLGYSFNLDGSMMYMTFASIFIAQFYNVHLDLGTQMAMLLVLMLTSKGIAGVPRASLVVVAATCGMFDIPIEGIALILPIDHFCDMFRSATNVLGNALATSVVGQWENNKE, from the coding sequence ATGCAAGAAGTTACAGAAACTAAAAAACAATCATTTCTTTCGGGATTAACAGGGCAAATTATAATTGCGATGGTTCTTGGAGCTATTTTAGGAATTATATTGCACAACACCATTTCACCCGAAGCGACGCAGGCATTTAGCAGTAAAATAAAAATGCTGGCAACCATCTTTATTCGTTTGGTGCAAATGATTATTTCTCCATTGGTTTTTACGACTTTGGTGGTTGGAATTGCGAAATTAGGTGATATTAAAACCGTAGGAAGAATTGGAGGGAAAGCTATTGGATGGTTTTTTACAGCTTCATTTATTTCTCTTTTAATTGGATTGTTTTACGTAAATATTTTGCAGCCAGGTGTTGGTTTAAAACTAGAACACGTTGATATGGCCGCGGCTTCTGAGGTTACAGGTAAAACGCAAAATCTGTCTTTTGATAATTTTGTTGAGCATATCGTGCCAAAAAGTATTGTTGAAGCAATGGCAACTAATGAGATTCTGCAAATTGTGGTTTTCTCTATTTTCTTCGGATTAGCGGCTGCTTCTCTAGGACCAACAGTAAAACCAATTATTAGTGCTTTTGATAAACTATCGCACATTGTTTTGAAAATGGTAAACTATGTAATGAAGTTTGCTCCAATTGGGGTTTTTGGAGCGATTGCGGGTGTATTTGCTATACGAGACGCAGAAGAATTGGTTATTACGTACTTCAAGTTTTTCGGCTCGTTTTTAATTGGTATCGGTACGCTTTGGGCAATTTTAATTTTGATTGGATATATTTTCCTAAAAGGAAGAATGACAGAATTGCTAAGACGAATTACAGGACCCTTGGCAATCGCTTTTGGAACTACAAGTAGTGAAGCTGTATTTCCTAAATTAACTGAAGAATTAGAAGGTTTTGGGGTAAAAGATAAAATCGTTTCTTTCATGTTGCCGCTTGGATATTCATTTAACCTTGACGGAAGTATGATGTACATGACTTTCGCGAGTATTTTCATTGCTCAGTTCTATAATGTGCATTTAGATCTAGGAACACAAATGGCGATGCTTTTAGTTTTAATGCTGACAAGTAAAGGTATTGCAGGTGTACCACGTGCTAGTTTGGTTGTCGTTGCGGCGACTTGCGGTATGTTTGATATTCCTATTGAAGGAATTGCATTGATTCTTCCAATTGACCACTTCTGCGACATGTTTAGAAGTGCAACAAATGTATTAGGAAATGCATTGGCAACTTCAGTTGTTGGACAATGGGAAAACAATAAAGAATAA
- the aroC gene encoding chorismate synthase, giving the protein MAGNSFGTLYKVTTFGESHGEALGGIIDGCPPGIQLDFEAIEVDMARRKPGQSAIVTQRKEPDSVQFLSGIFEGKTTGTPIGFIIPNTNQKSDDYSHIKDNYRPSHADYVYDQKYGFRDYRGGGRSSARETASRVVAGAIAKQMLPEIKIHAYVSSVGPIHLETPYQELDFSKIESNPVRCPDEKSAAIMEEYIRDIRKQGDTVGGVVSCVIQNVPVGLGEPVFDKLHAELGKAMLSINAVKGFEYGSGFSGSEMKGSEHNDLYNPDGTTKTNLSGGIQGGISNGMDIYFRVAFKPVATIMQTQDSLDNKGNITPMTGKGRHDPCVVPRAVPIVEAMAAIVLADFYLINKTY; this is encoded by the coding sequence ATGGCAGGAAATAGCTTCGGCACACTATATAAAGTAACTACATTTGGAGAATCTCACGGTGAAGCTTTAGGCGGTATTATTGATGGATGCCCTCCCGGAATACAATTAGATTTTGAAGCAATTGAAGTAGATATGGCTCGTAGAAAACCAGGTCAGTCAGCAATTGTTACACAAAGAAAAGAACCAGACAGTGTTCAGTTCTTATCAGGAATATTTGAAGGAAAAACGACAGGAACACCAATCGGTTTCATTATTCCGAACACCAATCAAAAATCAGACGATTACTCTCATATAAAAGATAACTACCGACCAAGCCATGCTGATTATGTTTACGATCAGAAATATGGTTTTCGCGATTACCGTGGCGGTGGAAGAAGTTCTGCAAGAGAAACAGCAAGTAGGGTAGTAGCAGGAGCAATTGCTAAGCAAATGCTTCCAGAAATTAAAATTCACGCCTATGTTTCTTCTGTTGGGCCAATTCATTTAGAAACACCATATCAAGAATTAGATTTTTCTAAAATTGAAAGCAATCCGGTACGTTGTCCAGATGAAAAATCTGCAGCGATTATGGAAGAATATATTCGTGACATCCGTAAACAGGGAGACACTGTTGGAGGTGTTGTGAGTTGTGTAATTCAAAATGTTCCAGTTGGTTTAGGGGAACCAGTATTTGATAAACTTCATGCAGAATTAGGAAAAGCAATGCTTTCTATTAATGCAGTAAAAGGTTTTGAATACGGAAGTGGTTTTTCTGGATCTGAAATGAAAGGAAGCGAACATAACGATTTATACAATCCTGACGGAACTACAAAAACAAATTTATCAGGCGGAATTCAAGGTGGTATCAGCAACGGAATGGATATTTATTTCAGGGTTGCTTTTAAGCCAGTTGCAACTATTATGCAGACTCAAGATTCTTTAGATAATAAAGGTAACATTACACCAATGACAGGAAAAGGACGTCATGATCCGTGTGTAGTGCCTCGCGCAGTGCCAATCGTAGAAGCGATGGCGGCAATTGTTTTGGCTGATTTTTATTTGATCAACAAAACATATTAA
- a CDS encoding UDP-2,3-diacylglucosamine diphosphatase, with amino-acid sequence MKKRNVELVILSDVHLGTYGSHAKELNNYLSSIKPKTLVLNGDIIDAWQFRKSYFPKAHLRVIQRIIGMASKGTKVYYITGNHDEILRKFSDMNMGNFALVDKLVLELDDKKAWIFHGDVFDASVQHSKWIAKLGGLGYDYLILMNRFANWCLAKLGREPYSFSKKIKASVKKAVKFISDFETTATDLAIEKNYDYVICGHIHEPKIVTKENKHGSTLYLNSGDWVENLTALEYHKKRWKLFSYKATNFAEEENLLEMEDLITSQLISSIILK; translated from the coding sequence TTGAAAAAAAGAAATGTCGAATTGGTCATTCTTTCTGATGTCCATTTAGGAACTTACGGAAGTCATGCTAAAGAACTAAACAACTATCTTTCAAGCATTAAACCCAAAACTTTAGTTTTAAACGGCGATATAATTGATGCTTGGCAATTTCGTAAATCGTATTTCCCAAAAGCACATTTACGAGTTATTCAACGCATTATCGGAATGGCTTCTAAAGGAACAAAGGTTTACTATATTACTGGAAATCACGACGAGATACTTCGAAAATTCAGCGATATGAACATGGGGAATTTTGCTCTAGTGGATAAATTAGTTTTAGAACTAGACGACAAAAAAGCTTGGATTTTTCACGGAGACGTTTTTGACGCCTCTGTTCAGCACTCAAAATGGATTGCAAAACTAGGCGGATTAGGATACGATTATCTAATTTTAATGAATCGATTTGCCAATTGGTGTCTAGCTAAACTAGGACGCGAACCTTATTCTTTTTCTAAAAAAATAAAAGCGAGCGTTAAAAAAGCAGTTAAATTTATTTCTGATTTTGAAACCACAGCAACCGATCTAGCCATAGAAAAAAATTACGACTATGTAATCTGCGGACATATTCATGAACCAAAAATAGTGACCAAAGAAAACAAACATGGCTCTACTTTATACCTAAATTCTGGTGATTGGGTAGAAAACTTAACAGCTCTAGAATACCATAAAAAACGTTGGAAACTGTTCTCTTACAAGGCTACAAATTTTGCAGAAGAGGAAAATCTTTTAGAAATGGAAGATCTTATCACTTCTCAGCTCATTTCGTCGATAATCTTAAAATAA
- a CDS encoding protease complex subunit PrcB family protein, translated as MKKVISVLAVFVLISCGVKKVENSKASLYEVLTTQSDGGGNIKFFEILTEPNEIKMLENDPLLAHKMKDPDIQDYNYVILNMGEKNTSGYSIDVEKVEETDKNIIITVKENSPAKDAMTMQVISYPYTVVKIHSKKEIIIK; from the coding sequence ATGAAAAAAGTAATTTCTGTTTTAGCGGTTTTTGTTTTGATTTCGTGCGGAGTGAAGAAGGTCGAAAATTCAAAAGCATCATTGTACGAAGTTTTAACAACACAATCGGACGGTGGTGGAAATATTAAGTTTTTTGAAATTTTGACGGAACCAAATGAAATTAAAATGCTCGAAAACGATCCGCTTTTAGCACATAAGATGAAGGATCCTGATATTCAAGATTATAATTATGTGATTCTAAATATGGGTGAAAAAAACACAAGCGGTTATTCTATTGATGTTGAGAAGGTAGAAGAAACAGATAAAAATATCATTATCACTGTAAAAGAAAATAGTCCTGCAAAAGACGCCATGACAATGCAGGTGATTTCATATCCTTATACAGTTGTAAAAATTCATTCTAAAAAAGAAATTATTATTAAATAA
- the bshA gene encoding N-acetyl-alpha-D-glucosaminyl L-malate synthase BshA translates to MKIAIVCYPTFGGSGVVATELGLELARRGHEIHFITYSQPVRLALLNPNVHYHEVNVPEYPLFHYQPYELALSSKLVDMVKLYKIELLHVHYAIPHAYAGYMAKQMLKNEGINLPMITTLHGTDITLVGNHPFYKPAVTFSINKSDYVTSVSQSLKDDTLKLFKIKNKIKVIPNFIELDKVKKDPNAPCHRYVMANENERIITHISNFRKVKRIPDIIKIFYNVQKEIPAKLMMVGDGPEKEKAELLCQELGILDKVIFFGNSHEIDKILCMTDLFLLPSETESFGLAALEAMACGVPVISSNSGGLPEVNFDGFSGYLSNVGNVEEMAQNALKILKDDAILNQFKANALEVARKFDIKNILPKYEALYQKAVDDYKLEKH, encoded by the coding sequence ATGAAAATAGCAATTGTTTGTTATCCTACTTTTGGAGGTAGTGGTGTAGTAGCCACAGAGTTAGGTCTCGAATTAGCCAGAAGAGGACACGAAATACACTTTATTACATATAGCCAGCCGGTAAGATTGGCACTTTTGAATCCGAATGTTCATTATCACGAAGTAAATGTTCCGGAATATCCTTTGTTTCATTATCAGCCATACGAATTAGCGTTGTCAAGTAAATTGGTTGATATGGTGAAATTGTACAAGATAGAACTCTTGCATGTGCATTATGCCATTCCGCATGCTTATGCAGGTTATATGGCAAAACAAATGCTTAAAAACGAAGGAATTAATCTTCCGATGATTACGACACTTCACGGAACTGATATTACGCTTGTCGGAAATCATCCGTTTTATAAGCCTGCGGTGACTTTTAGCATTAATAAGTCAGATTATGTGACTTCTGTTTCGCAGAGTTTGAAAGATGATACTTTAAAATTGTTCAAAATCAAAAATAAAATAAAGGTAATTCCGAATTTTATTGAATTGGACAAAGTCAAAAAAGATCCAAATGCGCCTTGTCACCGTTATGTAATGGCTAATGAAAATGAGCGCATTATTACTCATATTAGTAACTTTAGAAAAGTAAAGCGCATTCCAGATATTATTAAGATTTTCTATAACGTTCAGAAAGAAATTCCAGCAAAATTAATGATGGTTGGTGATGGACCTGAAAAAGAAAAAGCTGAATTGTTGTGTCAGGAATTAGGGATTTTAGATAAAGTGATTTTCTTTGGAAATAGTCACGAGATTGATAAAATCTTATGTATGACCGATTTGTTTTTACTGCCTTCGGAAACAGAAAGTTTTGGTTTGGCTGCATTGGAGGCAATGGCTTGCGGTGTTCCTGTAATTTCAAGTAATTCTGGTGGTTTGCCTGAAGTAAATTTTGATGGTTTTTCTGGCTATTTAAGCAATGTTGGAAATGTTGAGGAAATGGCACAAAATGCATTGAAGATTTTGAAAGATGATGCGATTTTAAATCAGTTTAAGGCAAATGCACTAGAAGTGGCAAGAAAATTTGATATTAAAAACATATTGCCTAAATATGAAGCTTTATACCAGAAGGCGGTTGACGATTACAAATTGGAGAAGCACTAA
- a CDS encoding (Fe-S)-binding protein, translating into MSENLVVPTMAEMLAEGKQPEVLFWVGCAGSFDDRAKKITKAFVRILNRTNVSFAVLGTEESCTGDPAKRAGNEFLFQMQAMMNIEVLNAYEAKKIVTACPHCFNTLKNEYPELGGNYEVIHHTEFLKSLIDDGRLTVEGGQFKGKKITFHDPCYLGRANKVYEAPRDLIQKLDVELVEMKRSKANGLCCGAGGAQMFKDAEPGNKEVNVLRTEDALEVQPDIIAAGCPFCNTMLTDGIKHAHKEGEVKVMDVAELIANAQDL; encoded by the coding sequence ATGTCAGAAAATTTAGTAGTACCAACAATGGCAGAAATGCTTGCCGAAGGAAAACAGCCAGAGGTTTTGTTTTGGGTAGGTTGCGCAGGAAGTTTTGATGATAGAGCAAAAAAAATTACTAAAGCATTTGTGCGAATTTTAAATCGTACCAATGTTTCTTTTGCAGTTTTAGGTACTGAAGAGAGTTGTACTGGTGATCCTGCGAAAAGAGCTGGAAATGAATTTTTGTTTCAAATGCAGGCGATGATGAATATCGAGGTTTTGAATGCTTATGAAGCTAAAAAAATCGTTACAGCTTGTCCGCACTGTTTTAATACTTTGAAAAATGAATATCCAGAATTAGGAGGAAACTATGAAGTTATTCATCATACAGAGTTTTTAAAATCATTAATTGATGATGGAAGATTAACTGTTGAAGGTGGTCAATTTAAAGGAAAAAAAATCACATTCCACGATCCTTGCTATTTAGGTAGAGCCAATAAAGTTTACGAAGCGCCGAGAGATTTAATTCAGAAATTAGACGTTGAATTAGTCGAAATGAAGCGTTCTAAAGCAAACGGTTTATGCTGTGGAGCAGGTGGAGCACAAATGTTTAAAGATGCCGAGCCTGGAAATAAAGAAGTAAACGTTCTTCGTACAGAAGATGCGTTAGAAGTACAGCCTGATATTATTGCTGCTGGTTGTCCGTTCTGTAATACGATGTTAACAGACGGAATTAAGCATGCACATAAAGAGGGCGAAGTAAAAGTAATGGACGTTGCAGAGTTAATTGCTAATGCGCAGGATTTGTAA